A stretch of DNA from Micromonospora sp. WMMD1155:
GCCCCGGGAGACCCACGACTGGCGGGCCCGGCCGGCCGCCGAGCAGCATCGTCTGCTCGAGGAGTTGCTGCGCGACGAGCGTCGGCGCGGTTTCGACCTGGAGACCCCGCCGATCATGCGGGTCGGGCTGTGCCTGCTGGCCGACGACCGCTTCCAGATCGCGCTGCGCCTGTCGCACCTGGTGGTGGACGGCTGGTCGGTCGGCCTGATGATGTCCGACTTCACCGCGGCCTACAAGGCGTACGTACGCGGCCGGGAGCCGGTGCTGCTGGCGCCGGGCCGCTTCCGCGACTACGTGGCCTGGTGGAAGCGTCAGGACCCGGAGGCGGTGGGGCCGTTCTGGCGCCGCTACCTGGCCGGCTACCAGCCTGCGCCGCTGCGCCTGGACGGGGGCGCGGCTCCGGCCGACGGGCCCGCCTTCGACTGGGTCGATCTCTCCCTCGGCGACCTCGCCGGTGAGCTGCGCGGGTACTCGCAGCGGCACCGGCTCTCCCTGCACACGCTCGTGCAGGGAGCGTGGACGCTGGTGCTGGGGCGGGCCACCGGCAGCGCCGACGTGGCCGTCGGGACCACCTTCGCCCACCGTCCCGGTGACCTGCCCGGCGCGGAGTCGATGGTCGGCTGCCTGGTCGGCACCGTGCCGGTACGCAGCACGCTCGGCCCGGAACGCGCGGTCGTGCCGTGGCTGCGGGCCATCCAGGACGACATCATCGCGGTTCGGGACAACGCCGCCACCGGGTTGGCCGACATCCAGCGGTGGAGCAGCGCACCGGCCGGCACCGACCTCTTCGACAGCATCGTCGGCTTCCAGAACATGCCGTTGCCGCCGTTCACGCTCGGCGAGGAGGGGTTGGGTCTGGAGGGCTTCCAGCTGCACACCCGCCCGCACACCCCGTTGGTGCTGATGGTGCTTCCGGGCGACGACCTGCCGCTGCACCTCATCCACGACCGTCGGCGCGTCGACCCGGCCCGGGCCCGGGCACTCGTCGCGGGCGTGCACGACGTGCTCGCGGCGATCGTGCGCGACGAACCGGCGCGCCTGGGCGACATCCCGGAGGTCGCCGCCCCGGCGCAGCCGTCGACCGGGCAGGCGGCGGACCCGAGCCCCGCACCGGGCGCCCCCGCGCCGGCCGCCGGGACGGAGACCGAGGCGGCGCTGAGTGCGCTCTTCGCCGACCTGCTCCAACTGGAGCACGTCGGCCGCGACGACAACCTCGTCGAACTGGGCCTGCACTCGCTGCTCGGCACCCGCGCGGCCAACCGGATCCACGACGAGTGGCGCACACTGCTGCCGTTGCAGGCGTTGTTCGCCGGGCCGACAGTGGCCCGCCTGGCGGCCCTGATCGAGGCCGGCGGCGTCGCCGACGACCGGGCCCGGGACCCCCGTGGCCACGTCGACGTGCTCCGCGAGGCGGTGCTCGACGAGGACATCACCCTCCGGGGGCCGGTGCGGTGGACGGCCGAGCCGCGCCGGGTGCTGCTCACCGGCGGCACCGGCTACCTGGGCAGCGCCCTGCTGGAACGGCTGCTGCGCGACACGCCCGCGACGGTGGTGTGCCTGGTCCGCTCGCTGGACCCGGCCGACGGTCGCCGCCGCGTGCGGGAGGCGCTGGCCGCCGCAGGCCGCTGGAACGACGCGTTCGACGCCCGGATCGAGGTGCTGCCCGGGAACCTGTCGCAGCCGCGCCTGGGTCTCGCCCCGGACACCTTCGCGGCGCTGGCCGACGACCTCGACACGATCTACCACCTGGGCGCGGTGGTCAACATCCTGCCGCCGTACCGGCGGGTCCGGCCGACCAACGTCGGCGGTACCCGCGAGGTGCTGCGGCTGGCCACGTCCGGCAGCGCCGGAACCATCCCGGTGCACTACGTGTCGCCGGCGGAGGTCACCGACCTCGCCGACGCCGAGCGGGCCGGTCGGGAGGTCTTCGTGGATACTCCCCCGCCGCACCTCTACAACGGCTACATCCAGTCGCAGTGGGTGGCCGACCGGATCGTCGGGGAGGCGGCGGCACGCGGCGTACCGGTGGTGGTCACCCGGGCGGCCCGGCTGATCGGGAGCCCGGTGACCGGGCGGTGGAAGGTCGGCGACGTGGTCAGCGACATCGTGCGCGGCTGCGTCGCCCTGGGCCTCGTCCCCGACAGCGGCATCGCGCTGCCGGTGTCCACGGTCGAGCACGTGGCGGCCGGCGTGGCGGCGCTCTCCCTTCGCCGGGACGCCCTCGGCCAGGCGTTCCACCTGACCGCGGCGTCGCCGTTCACCTTCGACGAGCTGGCCGGGGCGCTGTCCGACCGGGGCTACCGGACCGCCGGGGTGTCGCTGGAGCAGTGGTACGCCGAACTGGTCCGGCTGTCCCGCCGCGACCCGGACGGCCGGTGGGATCTGGTGCTGTCGGTGCTCGGCCCCTGGGTACGGGCCAACGCCGCCGGGTGGCACGAACCGTTGTACGACACCAGTCGGGCGCGCGCCGTCCTCGGCGACGACGTGCCCGCCCCCGAGGTGGGTCGGGCGTTCATCGGGCGGTGCCTGGACTACTTCGCCGCCATCGGCCACGTGCCCGCCCCCTCGGCGGGCGTGGACGCCGAGCCGGTGCGGGGGTGAGCGCCATGACCGACTCCGGCTGCCTCACCGTCGCCCACGCCTGTCCGGAGCGTCCCGCCCTCGTCACCGACACCGACACCGTGACCCACGGCCGGCTCGAGGGTTGGACGCGACAGCTCACCGAAACGTTGCGCGCCCGGGGCGTCGGCCCCGGCACCCCGGTCGGCATCGCCGTCGACGACGACGTCCCGGGGGCGGTGGCCGCGCTGCTCGCCACGCTGCGTGTCGGCGCCGCCTACA
This window harbors:
- a CDS encoding thioester reductase domain-containing protein translates to MSRTNLDDVYELTPMQQGMLFHHLYAPDEGFYVEQTVLTLTGSPDREAFWRAWQLVVDRHPALRTAFRWDGIAKPVQAVHARVALPRETHDWRARPAAEQHRLLEELLRDERRRGFDLETPPIMRVGLCLLADDRFQIALRLSHLVVDGWSVGLMMSDFTAAYKAYVRGREPVLLAPGRFRDYVAWWKRQDPEAVGPFWRRYLAGYQPAPLRLDGGAAPADGPAFDWVDLSLGDLAGELRGYSQRHRLSLHTLVQGAWTLVLGRATGSADVAVGTTFAHRPGDLPGAESMVGCLVGTVPVRSTLGPERAVVPWLRAIQDDIIAVRDNAATGLADIQRWSSAPAGTDLFDSIVGFQNMPLPPFTLGEEGLGLEGFQLHTRPHTPLVLMVLPGDDLPLHLIHDRRRVDPARARALVAGVHDVLAAIVRDEPARLGDIPEVAAPAQPSTGQAADPSPAPGAPAPAAGTETEAALSALFADLLQLEHVGRDDNLVELGLHSLLGTRAANRIHDEWRTLLPLQALFAGPTVARLAALIEAGGVADDRARDPRGHVDVLREAVLDEDITLRGPVRWTAEPRRVLLTGGTGYLGSALLERLLRDTPATVVCLVRSLDPADGRRRVREALAAAGRWNDAFDARIEVLPGNLSQPRLGLAPDTFAALADDLDTIYHLGAVVNILPPYRRVRPTNVGGTREVLRLATSGSAGTIPVHYVSPAEVTDLADAERAGREVFVDTPPPHLYNGYIQSQWVADRIVGEAAARGVPVVVTRAARLIGSPVTGRWKVGDVVSDIVRGCVALGLVPDSGIALPVSTVEHVAAGVAALSLRRDALGQAFHLTAASPFTFDELAGALSDRGYRTAGVSLEQWYAELVRLSRRDPDGRWDLVLSVLGPWVRANAAGWHEPLYDTSRARAVLGDDVPAPEVGRAFIGRCLDYFAAIGHVPAPSAGVDAEPVRG